Proteins encoded together in one Solanum lycopersicum chromosome 7, SLM_r2.1 window:
- the LOC138337205 gene encoding uncharacterized protein gives MEKVKMIQERLKMTDICQKSYTNFRSRQLEFEVDNWVYLKISPLKGVMRFGKKGKLSPRYIGPYRISKRIRSVSYKLELPQELVVHPMFHISMLKKGIGDPSLIVLIESIAIKDSLYYEEILVKILEREVRKLRTKEVMLVIVFWRNQFVEEATWEYEEDRKKIYPHLFESGEYTDLVKEILFKDECSQRGDTVTSGNL, from the exons ATGGAGAAGGTGAAGATGATCCAAGAGAGATTGAAAATGACAGATATTTGTCAAAAATCCTACACAAATTTTAGGAGTAGACAGTTGGAGTTTGAGGTGGATAATTgggtatatttaaaaatttcacccctgaagggtgttatgaggtttggtaagaaggggaaacttagtccccggtaTATTGGTCCTTACAGAATCTCCAAGAGAATTCGCAGTGTATCTTATAAGTTAGAGCTACCCCAAGAGTTAGTAGTTCATCCAATGTTTCacatttctatgttgaaaaagggcataggtgatccttcattgattgtacTAATTGAAAGTATTGCGATTAAGGATAGCTTATACTATGAAGAGATTCTGGTTAAGATTTTAGAGCgtgaagttcgcaagttgagaacaaaggaaGTTATGTTAGTCATAGTcttttggaggaaccaatttgttgaggAAGCAACTTGGGAATATGAAGAggataggaagaagatatatccacatctctttgaatccggaGAGTATACAGATCTag TGAAAGAAATCTTATTCAAGGATGAATGTTCGCAACGGGGAGATACTGTAACATCTGGTAACTTGTAA